In a genomic window of Ignavibacteriales bacterium:
- a CDS encoding methylmalonyl-CoA mutase family protein, with protein MEDQFKEERARWAKERLRPALEKLPGRKESVETDSGIPVEPLYLPFAMDYQSQLGFPGEPPFTRGVYPAMYRNRHWTMRQYAGFGTAEESNRRYLYLIDQGTTGLSVAFDLPTQIGYDSDHELAEGEVGKVGVAIDTLADMETLFSGIQLDKVTTSMTINATAAIMLCMYVAVAKKQGVNLKNISGTIQNDILKEYIARGTHIFPPKPSMRLVTDVFEWCSQHLPRWNTISISGYHIREAGSTAVQELAFTLTNAIAYVQAAIDRGLNVDKFGSQLSFFFNAHSNFFEEIAKFRAARRLWARIMKERFGAKLEETMKLRFHAQTAGSTLTAQQIDNNVVRVTLQALAAVLGGCQSLHTNSRDEALALPTEDSVRLALRTQQIIANESGVTDTIDPLGGSYYVESLTNEIESRVWEHIRKVDELGGAVSAIEQQFYQTQIAESAYKYQVAIERKEKIIVGMNEYKVGDEEMPPILHIGEGTRAKQIGKLREIKAARDQRKVDESLKQLHANAGTDQNLVPYLLDAVEAYATIGEISDELRSVWGEYDK; from the coding sequence ATGGAAGATCAATTCAAAGAGGAACGGGCACGATGGGCGAAGGAACGTCTCCGCCCGGCTCTTGAGAAGCTCCCGGGGCGAAAGGAATCAGTCGAGACGGACTCGGGCATTCCGGTTGAGCCTCTCTACCTGCCGTTCGCGATGGATTATCAGTCTCAACTGGGGTTTCCCGGAGAGCCTCCGTTTACGAGAGGAGTGTATCCCGCGATGTACCGCAACAGACACTGGACCATGCGCCAGTATGCCGGGTTCGGGACTGCAGAGGAGTCAAATCGGCGATACCTCTACTTGATTGATCAGGGGACCACGGGGTTGTCCGTCGCGTTCGACCTGCCGACGCAGATCGGGTATGATTCCGACCATGAACTCGCCGAAGGAGAAGTCGGGAAAGTCGGAGTGGCGATTGACACGCTGGCAGATATGGAAACGCTCTTCAGCGGCATTCAGCTTGACAAAGTGACTACCTCGATGACGATCAATGCAACGGCGGCAATCATGCTCTGCATGTATGTTGCCGTGGCAAAGAAGCAGGGAGTGAACCTCAAGAACATTTCGGGCACAATTCAAAACGACATTCTGAAAGAGTACATCGCCCGCGGAACGCACATCTTTCCTCCGAAGCCTTCGATGCGACTTGTGACCGATGTCTTCGAGTGGTGCAGTCAGCACCTGCCACGCTGGAACACGATCTCGATCAGCGGATATCACATCCGCGAAGCCGGGTCCACCGCGGTGCAGGAACTCGCGTTCACGTTGACGAACGCCATCGCATATGTTCAGGCGGCGATCGACAGGGGCCTGAACGTTGACAAGTTCGGGTCGCAGTTGTCGTTCTTCTTCAACGCCCACAGTAATTTCTTTGAAGAAATCGCCAAGTTCCGGGCGGCACGAAGACTCTGGGCGAGGATCATGAAGGAGCGATTCGGGGCGAAGCTGGAAGAGACCATGAAGCTGCGGTTCCATGCTCAAACTGCCGGATCAACGCTCACAGCTCAGCAAATAGACAACAACGTTGTCCGTGTTACTCTTCAGGCGCTTGCAGCGGTGCTTGGAGGATGTCAGTCCCTCCACACTAATTCACGCGACGAAGCCCTCGCCCTGCCAACTGAGGACTCGGTTCGTCTCGCGCTCAGGACGCAGCAAATTATCGCAAATGAATCAGGCGTCACTGATACCATCGATCCTCTTGGCGGCTCGTACTACGTGGAATCGCTCACGAATGAAATCGAGAGCCGCGTATGGGAACACATCAGGAAGGTCGACGAGCTGGGCGGAGCGGTGTCCGCGATCGAACAGCAGTTCTACCAGACGCAGATAGCTGAGAGCGCTTACAAGTATCAGGTGGCGATCGAGCGGAAGGAGAAGATCATCGTCGGAATGAATGAATACAAGGTCGGCGATGAAGAGATGCCTCCCATTCTCCATATCGGCGAGGGAACGCGGGCGAAACAGATCGGAAAACTCCGTGAGATCAAGGCCGCGCGGGACCAGCGGAAGGTGGACGAGTCCTTGAAGCAACTGCATGCGAACGCAGGGACGGATCAGAATCTTGTTCCATACCTGCTCGATGCCGTTGAGGCGTATGCGACGATCGGCGAGATTTCGGACGAGCTTCGAAGTGTATGGGGAGAGTACGACAAGTAG
- a CDS encoding DNA internalization-related competence protein ComEC/Rec2 translates to MTTSPWSRRPAVRAVLLFTSGIILSTFFRPTIISVFSAISILAALFVFSRVRVSSSILPSLYVHAVMVLLGLLLSIARQDQIQNDILGPRYFGERILIHGRIESEPVKRGARADMIVRTESIRRDSAEIQAQRRLLVQIVRKAHWSDPDSLAIGDRIMIEGYLEALPGARNPGEFDYGRYLALNGIQGFVTVRDTNSISLLARPGSFSLSEISAKAQNNIYSIYDRFHGQGEASFLKGVVFGYRGDLSAEVKKAFMDTGTIHILAVSGSNVVVVALIFYSLIGFLRVSPRAATGLTLVGLLWYMVMTGMSPSVVRATIMAGSILVGNVIGRKGDIYNSLAFAALVMLLWDPLYLLDVGFQLSFAAVLSIVYFFPKLEPLISLLPAKLVRITGVDSTLKLFAVSVAAQIGTLPFSAYYFGQVSPVSILANLVVVPVSGLNTLLGFATLGAAYISGWLASSYAALNDLLVSLLLKFVTWSASVPYAHMETVGVGAMSAVFYYATVAALFNRRNPRVVVWAFGVILLGMNVSFYAEAFTRRGGMFTVTVIDVGQGDALLLEFPNNRRVMIDAGPTYSQGDAAQRTIAPYLKKRGIRALDALILSHPHDDHIGGCISLLKSIRVGSLIVADTAPVSKSYEAVLSAVRERGIPISVVRAGESLQFDPATRIFVLQPGSVLAGGDLNNQSLVLKTCYGSTSSILTGDASTEVEDRILRTSTDLLMSDVLKVAHHGAATSSSEGFLKAVRPSLALISVGRLNKFKHPSRAVLSRYGQLGIPIRRTDLDGAVILQSDGMKIRLIPWIRSGLI, encoded by the coding sequence ATGACCACATCTCCGTGGAGCCGGAGACCAGCGGTACGGGCAGTGTTGTTGTTCACTTCGGGCATCATCCTGTCCACATTCTTCCGGCCGACAATCATTTCAGTCTTCAGCGCGATCAGCATCCTCGCGGCGCTTTTCGTGTTCTCGCGGGTGAGGGTCTCCTCATCAATACTTCCGTCGCTGTATGTCCACGCGGTTATGGTATTGCTTGGGTTGCTCCTGAGCATCGCGCGGCAAGACCAGATACAGAACGACATCCTGGGGCCGAGATACTTTGGCGAACGCATACTCATTCATGGCAGAATCGAGTCGGAGCCGGTGAAAAGGGGAGCCCGAGCGGACATGATTGTCCGCACCGAGTCCATCCGCAGGGATTCGGCTGAGATTCAGGCTCAGCGGCGTCTTCTCGTCCAGATCGTGCGGAAGGCACACTGGTCGGATCCGGACTCGCTCGCGATAGGTGATCGGATCATGATCGAAGGGTATCTCGAAGCACTTCCAGGTGCGCGCAATCCGGGAGAGTTCGATTATGGCCGCTACCTGGCGTTGAACGGGATACAAGGGTTCGTCACCGTCCGAGACACGAATTCAATTTCCCTCCTGGCAAGACCCGGTTCGTTCAGCCTCTCTGAGATTTCCGCCAAAGCGCAAAATAACATTTACAGTATTTATGACCGCTTTCATGGCCAAGGAGAGGCGAGCTTTCTCAAAGGTGTCGTGTTCGGATACCGCGGTGATCTATCCGCTGAGGTGAAAAAGGCATTTATGGACACCGGAACGATTCATATTCTCGCGGTCTCGGGATCGAATGTCGTCGTTGTAGCCCTGATTTTCTATTCGCTCATCGGCTTTCTGCGTGTCTCACCACGCGCTGCGACTGGTCTTACGCTGGTGGGATTGCTCTGGTACATGGTGATGACCGGAATGAGTCCTTCTGTCGTCCGGGCAACGATCATGGCTGGATCGATTCTTGTCGGGAATGTAATTGGCAGGAAGGGTGACATCTACAACTCGCTTGCCTTCGCGGCGTTGGTCATGCTGCTGTGGGACCCGTTGTACCTTCTGGATGTGGGTTTTCAGCTCTCCTTCGCAGCAGTACTTTCCATCGTATATTTCTTCCCAAAGCTTGAACCGCTGATTAGCCTTCTTCCGGCGAAGCTGGTTCGAATCACGGGGGTCGACTCGACATTGAAGCTTTTCGCAGTATCAGTTGCGGCACAAATAGGCACTCTGCCGTTTTCCGCCTACTACTTCGGTCAGGTGTCACCTGTTTCAATTCTCGCGAATCTGGTCGTTGTACCGGTCAGCGGATTGAATACACTTCTTGGGTTTGCCACGCTCGGGGCCGCCTACATTTCCGGCTGGCTCGCTTCATCCTATGCGGCTCTCAACGACCTCCTGGTTTCACTCCTCTTGAAATTCGTCACATGGAGTGCAAGCGTTCCGTATGCGCATATGGAGACCGTGGGTGTAGGAGCTATGTCCGCCGTCTTCTATTACGCAACGGTAGCAGCGCTCTTCAATCGGCGAAATCCTCGAGTTGTGGTATGGGCTTTCGGTGTAATCTTGTTGGGAATGAATGTGTCCTTCTATGCAGAAGCCTTCACCCGGCGTGGCGGCATGTTCACCGTGACCGTCATCGATGTGGGCCAGGGGGATGCGCTCCTTCTCGAGTTTCCCAACAACCGGCGAGTCATGATAGACGCGGGACCGACCTACAGCCAGGGCGACGCTGCTCAGAGAACCATTGCTCCCTATCTCAAGAAGAGGGGGATACGGGCTCTTGACGCTCTTATCCTGTCACATCCACACGATGATCATATCGGCGGGTGTATCTCTCTGCTCAAGAGCATTCGTGTGGGATCTCTTATTGTTGCTGATACTGCCCCCGTTTCGAAATCGTACGAAGCGGTGCTCAGCGCTGTCAGAGAAAGGGGGATCCCGATTTCTGTTGTTCGCGCCGGTGAAAGCTTGCAATTTGACCCTGCGACGCGCATCTTTGTGCTCCAGCCGGGGTCTGTGCTTGCAGGGGGTGACCTCAATAATCAATCGCTTGTTCTGAAAACGTGTTATGGCTCAACGTCGTCGATACTCACCGGCGATGCAAGCACTGAGGTCGAGGATCGAATTCTTCGCACGTCCACTGATTTGTTGATGAGCGACGTGCTCAAAGTCGCTCACCATGGTGCGGCGACGAGTTCGAGTGAGGGATTCCTGAAGGCTGTTCGGCCGTCGCTGGCTCTGATATCGGTTGGTCGGCTGAACAAGTTCAAGCACCCATCGCGCGCGGTTCTATCTCGCTACGGGCAACTTGGCATTCCCATTCGCCGGACGGATCTGGATGGAGCCGTGATCCTGCAGAGCGATGGGATGAAAATCCGTCTGATTCCCTGGATCCGATCGGGATTGATCTGA
- a CDS encoding alkaline phosphatase family protein: MRTLFLFLDGVGLGKADPDVNPLFRARLPHLRSLLGGKLPHLGLRRIASDLAVAIPLNATLGVEGLPQSGTGQATLFTGVNASKLMGRHFGPYAATPLHPLIESNNIFRQYKSRGRTVCFANAFPKQFFEYAASGKRRLSVTTLSCRYAEVPLQHAESLGRDESVSADITRARWPELGYPDLPIITPREAGKHLWSITARHAFTLFEYWLTDYAGHGRDMAIAVETLERFDGMLGGLLENFDHRECTLILTSDHGNIEDLSTKSHTRNPVPCILAGRKHRDLSTVLKNLVHVTPALLASL, translated from the coding sequence GTGCGAACACTGTTCCTGTTTCTTGACGGCGTGGGACTTGGAAAAGCTGACCCGGATGTCAATCCTTTGTTCCGGGCACGACTCCCTCATCTGCGGTCGCTGTTGGGAGGCAAGCTTCCTCATCTCGGCCTTCGAAGAATTGCATCCGATCTCGCCGTCGCCATTCCCTTGAATGCCACCCTGGGTGTCGAGGGATTGCCGCAAAGTGGTACGGGACAGGCGACATTGTTCACCGGTGTCAACGCGTCGAAGCTGATGGGTCGCCACTTCGGACCGTATGCTGCAACACCGCTTCATCCGCTTATTGAATCGAACAACATCTTCCGGCAATACAAGTCGAGAGGACGAACAGTCTGTTTCGCAAATGCATTTCCGAAGCAGTTCTTCGAGTATGCGGCTTCCGGTAAAAGAAGACTGAGCGTTACGACACTCTCATGCAGGTACGCTGAAGTGCCGTTGCAGCACGCCGAATCCCTTGGCCGGGATGAATCGGTGTCCGCCGACATCACCCGGGCTCGCTGGCCCGAACTTGGATATCCGGATCTTCCTATCATCACTCCGCGGGAGGCCGGCAAGCATTTATGGAGTATCACGGCAAGGCACGCGTTCACGCTCTTCGAATACTGGTTGACGGACTATGCCGGCCATGGAAGAGACATGGCGATTGCCGTTGAAACGCTCGAACGTTTCGATGGTATGCTCGGAGGGCTGCTCGAAAATTTCGACCATCGGGAGTGTACCCTCATTTTGACCAGCGATCACGGCAATATTGAAGACCTTTCGACAAAATCCCACACCCGTAATCCCGTCCCCTGCATTCTTGCAGGGCGAAAACACCGGGACCTCAGCACAGTTCTGAAAAACCTCGTTCACGTAACTCCTGCGCTTCTCGCCTCACTGTAA
- the dtd gene encoding D-aminoacyl-tRNA deacylase, which produces MRALIQRVKRCSVTIDGSMHSAIGPGVLVLLGVKQGDQAADAEYLADRCAALRIFEDAQGKMNLSVKDVGGSVMVVSQFTLYGDTRKGNRPSYSEAAAPESAELLYDHFAGRIKELLGAEKTATGVFRAMMNVELVNDGPVTVMVESKTGT; this is translated from the coding sequence ATGAGAGCGCTCATACAACGGGTGAAGCGGTGTTCGGTCACAATCGATGGATCGATGCACAGTGCCATCGGGCCGGGAGTCCTGGTTCTTCTCGGCGTGAAACAAGGAGATCAGGCGGCTGATGCCGAGTATCTTGCCGACCGGTGTGCGGCATTGAGGATCTTCGAAGATGCTCAGGGCAAAATGAATCTCTCGGTCAAGGATGTCGGGGGATCGGTGATGGTGGTTTCCCAGTTCACTCTGTACGGCGATACGAGAAAGGGGAACCGCCCCAGTTACAGCGAGGCTGCAGCTCCTGAATCGGCAGAATTGCTGTATGATCATTTCGCAGGGCGGATCAAGGAATTGCTCGGCGCCGAAAAAACCGCCACAGGCGTTTTTCGGGCAATGATGAATGTCGAACTGGTCAATGACGGACCTGTCACTGTGATGGTCGAGAGCAAAACGGGCACTTAG
- the prmC gene encoding peptide chain release factor N(5)-glutamine methyltransferase yields MTLQQVPQSWTIRDLMKFSIDYLQRHGFDEARLTVELLLSHALHCQRIELYTRFDQPLSKDELKGFRTLFERRLQHEPVQYIVGSAGFMGMQFQVDPRSLIPRPETETLVEQIMLVCGRRPEGSPVTVLEVGTGSGNIAVSVAKLVRNAHVTSIDVDREALEVARGNISAHGVTERVVLRELSVFDSIVEAFSQKFDLLVSNPPYVSAQEWEQLAPEIRNHEPLTAVSDAGDGFAFYRRMAEIGRSLLRENGWILVEVGHEQSETVVGIFRKAGFADLSVAKDLQGIPRIVLGQSA; encoded by the coding sequence ATGACGCTTCAACAGGTGCCGCAGTCTTGGACTATCCGGGACCTGATGAAGTTCTCGATCGACTATCTCCAACGTCACGGGTTCGACGAAGCTCGCCTCACGGTCGAGCTTCTCCTTTCGCATGCTCTCCATTGCCAGCGTATCGAGCTCTACACGCGGTTCGACCAACCGCTCAGCAAGGACGAACTGAAAGGTTTCCGAACCCTCTTCGAGCGCCGCCTGCAGCACGAACCAGTCCAGTATATAGTCGGTTCCGCGGGATTCATGGGCATGCAGTTTCAAGTTGATCCACGATCGCTCATTCCCCGGCCCGAAACCGAAACACTTGTCGAACAAATCATGCTTGTCTGTGGCCGAAGGCCTGAGGGAAGCCCGGTAACCGTCCTCGAAGTCGGTACCGGGAGCGGCAATATTGCAGTCTCAGTCGCGAAGCTGGTGCGAAACGCTCATGTGACGAGTATCGACGTGGATAGAGAGGCCCTCGAAGTTGCGAGGGGAAACATTTCGGCGCATGGAGTCACCGAGCGAGTTGTTCTCAGGGAGTTGTCGGTCTTTGATTCCATTGTGGAAGCGTTTTCGCAGAAGTTCGATTTGCTCGTCAGCAATCCGCCGTACGTTTCGGCTCAGGAATGGGAGCAGCTAGCTCCGGAGATCAGGAACCATGAACCGCTCACGGCGGTCAGCGATGCCGGGGATGGGTTCGCGTTCTACCGTCGAATGGCCGAGATCGGACGCTCCCTTCTCCGCGAGAACGGATGGATCCTCGTCGAGGTCGGACACGAGCAGTCGGAAACTGTCGTCGGAATATTCAGGAAGGCTGGCTTCGCGGACCTTTCGGTCGCCAAAGACCTACAGGGGATTCCAAGGATCGTATTGGGGCAGTCCGCGTGA
- a CDS encoding amidohydrolase, whose translation MNTQLAWFILFFVCIALCTYLFLHTVPEPADVLYVNGRIYTMDGRMNVAEALATRGDRIVAIGSKHDLEGSVRAKQVIDLGGKTVLPGFIDAHAHLMSLGVSKITVDLVGASSEAVVAGLVVQRVQRTEQGQWVRGRGWDQNLWPTKRFPTHEVLDKISPNNPVYLARVDGHAAWINKKGLEIAGITKETPDPAGGKIERDKSGNPTGVFVDNAMSLVSKFLPPPSVKESEEAIKLAVGECLQFGIVCMDDMGVDAKDIEIYKGLIDKKEFPFRVYTAIEGLGETWDQYTKKTESGPAKGRLSGYGDNRLWVRALKLYVDGALGSRGAALLEPYSDDPGNRGLTVTDEKSLRQAVDEALANGFQVCTHAIGDRANKIILAVYEAALKDHPVADHRLRVEHVQVLALEDIPRFKKLGIIPSMQPIHCTSDMYWAEARLGSARILGAYAWRSLLETGVIIPGGSDFPVESPNPILGIYAAVTRQDLAGKPKNSQDIRAFFELSSGGVRDTAAFENGWYASQKMTREESIRAYTSWASYAAFQEHLLGSLEKGKLADFVILSKDIMRIESHEIPTTVVEKTIVGGTVVYARAQETVKRN comes from the coding sequence ATGAATACACAATTAGCCTGGTTCATACTATTCTTCGTGTGTATCGCTCTTTGCACATACCTATTCCTTCACACCGTTCCCGAGCCCGCTGACGTGCTGTATGTCAATGGTCGCATCTACACGATGGACGGGAGAATGAATGTCGCAGAAGCGCTGGCCACGCGCGGGGACCGTATTGTCGCGATTGGTTCGAAGCATGATCTCGAAGGAAGCGTCCGGGCAAAACAAGTGATCGACCTCGGTGGAAAAACAGTGCTGCCCGGCTTCATTGATGCCCATGCCCATCTCATGAGTCTGGGGGTATCCAAGATAACTGTCGATTTGGTGGGGGCGTCATCTGAAGCAGTTGTTGCAGGTCTTGTGGTCCAACGAGTGCAACGAACGGAACAGGGTCAGTGGGTCCGGGGCAGAGGGTGGGATCAGAACTTGTGGCCGACGAAGCGATTTCCGACACACGAAGTTCTTGACAAGATTTCTCCAAACAATCCGGTTTATCTGGCCCGCGTCGACGGGCACGCCGCATGGATCAACAAGAAAGGTCTGGAAATTGCCGGAATCACCAAAGAAACACCAGATCCGGCAGGTGGAAAAATCGAACGGGACAAGTCGGGGAATCCGACAGGCGTATTCGTAGACAACGCCATGTCGCTGGTGAGCAAGTTTCTTCCCCCGCCATCCGTCAAGGAATCTGAGGAGGCCATCAAACTGGCGGTCGGGGAATGCCTGCAGTTTGGCATCGTGTGTATGGATGACATGGGGGTTGATGCAAAGGATATTGAGATCTACAAAGGGTTGATCGACAAGAAAGAGTTTCCGTTCAGAGTGTATACCGCGATTGAAGGATTGGGGGAAACGTGGGATCAGTACACGAAAAAGACGGAGTCCGGTCCGGCAAAGGGGAGATTGTCAGGCTATGGCGACAATCGACTCTGGGTGAGGGCCCTCAAACTGTATGTGGATGGGGCTCTCGGTTCGCGGGGGGCTGCCCTCCTGGAACCGTACAGCGACGATCCGGGCAATAGAGGACTGACGGTGACCGATGAAAAATCGCTCAGACAGGCGGTTGATGAAGCACTGGCGAACGGATTCCAGGTCTGCACACACGCCATTGGAGACCGTGCCAACAAGATTATTCTTGCCGTATATGAGGCGGCACTGAAAGATCATCCTGTTGCTGACCATCGACTGAGAGTCGAGCATGTCCAGGTTCTCGCGCTTGAGGATATCCCTCGTTTCAAAAAGCTGGGCATCATACCGAGCATGCAGCCAATTCATTGTACATCGGATATGTACTGGGCAGAAGCGCGACTGGGATCGGCCAGAATCCTGGGTGCGTACGCTTGGCGCTCGCTGCTGGAGACCGGAGTTATCATTCCCGGAGGATCGGATTTTCCGGTTGAAAGCCCCAATCCAATACTCGGAATCTATGCAGCGGTAACGAGGCAGGACCTTGCCGGGAAGCCGAAAAACTCCCAGGATATTCGGGCTTTTTTTGAGCTTTCATCGGGTGGGGTTCGTGACACCGCCGCATTTGAAAACGGCTGGTACGCGTCGCAGAAAATGACACGTGAGGAATCAATTCGAGCATACACATCCTGGGCTTCATACGCGGCCTTTCAAGAACATCTCTTGGGGTCATTGGAGAAAGGCAAATTGGCGGATTTTGTCATTCTGTCGAAAGACATCATGAGAATTGAATCACACGAAATTCCCACGACGGTTGTGGAAAAGACCATCGTCGGGGGAACCGTTGTGTACGCACGCGCACAGGAAACAGTGAAGCGCAATTGA